The DNA segment GCGATGAAGCACCGCCCGCTGTTCGTGCCGCGGCCGGGCGGGGCCACCCGGTGGGCGTACTCCAACACCAACTACCTGCTGGCCGCGATGGTCGCCGAGAAGGCCGGCGGTGCGAGCTGGGAGGAGCAGACCGAGCGCCGGGTGATCGCGCGACTGGGACTGCGGGACACCTCCATCCCCGGGCTCGACCCGCACCTGCCCGACCTGCACGTGAACGCGTACCTGACCGGCCCCGACGGCAACCGCCTCGACGTCACCGAGCACAGCTTCCAGCACACCGCGGACTCCGGCGTGGTGAGCACCGCCGCCGACCTGAACACCTTCTTCCGCGCTCTGGCCGGCGGCCGGCTGCTCCCCGCCGCGCCGGGTACGTCGACCCGACCTTGCCGGATCAGGCACGTCGACCCGGCCCGTGCCGGATCAGGTACGTCGACCCGGCCCGTGCCGGATCAGGTACGTCGACCCGGCCCGTGCCGGACCGCTCAGCCGCGCCGGCTGGAGTCCCCTCAGCAACGCTGACCGGAGTCCCGTCAACCGCGCCGTCCGGAATCCCCCCAGCAGCGGTGCCAGAGCCCCGTCACCGCTGCTGAGCTGCGCGGACAGCCGGACAGCCGGACAGCCGGACAGCCGGACAGCCGGACAGCCGGACAGCCGGACAGCCGGACACCCGGACCCCGGACTCCCGGACACCCCGGCCGGACGTGCCGCCGGACCGGGCCCGTGCCGCCGCGGATGAGCGGTGTGGCCGGACGGCCGCAAACAGGCAGGTCGGAGGGCTCCCCACAGCGCCTCACCGGCGTGTCCGGCACCCCTGGGGCGCTCCGGCGCACGGAGGCCGCCTACACTTTCGCACTCACGGCTGCCCCCTGCCGTCCTGGACAGCTTCGCGGCCGGGAGGTGCAGAGCACGGGCGGGACGAGCTTGATGAGCCGGTGGGCCCGAGGAGCCCGCCAGGAGCCCACGCAGCCGCAGCCACGTATCCGAAGCTTCTTCCAACCCGCCAGGCCAAGACCGAGGGGTGTTTGGCGCCTTGATAGTCATCGAAGATGTCAGCAAGCGGTATCCAGACGGCACCGTGGCCGTCGACAGGCTGTCGCTGGAGATTCCAGACCGCTCGATCACCGTGCTGGTGGGCCCCTCGGGGTGTGGGAAGACGACCACCCTGCGAATGATCAACCGCATGATCGAGCCGACCGCGGGCCGGATCCTTCTCGACGGGGCGGACATCCAGCAGCAGCCGGTCAACGCACTGCGCCGCTCCATGGGCTACGTCATCCAGAACGCCGGCCTCTTCCAGCACCGCACGGTCGTCGACAACATCGCCACCGTGCCGCGGCTGCTCGGCTGGTCCAAGCAGCGTGCACGCGCGCGTGCGGCCGAGCTGATGGAGCGCGTCGGCCTCGACGCGTCCATGGCCAAGCGGTACCCGTACCAGCTCTCCGGCGGCCAGCAGCAGCGTGTCGGCGTGGCCAGGGCGCTGGCGGCCGACCCGCCCGTGCTGCTGATGGACGAGCCGTTCTCGGCGGTCGACCCGGTCGTCCGGCGCGGCCTCCAGGAGGAGCTGCTGCGGATCCAGGCGGAGCTGGGCAAGGCCATCGTCTTCGTCACGCACGACATCGACGAGGCCATCCGGCTCGGCGACCAGGTCGCCGTGCTGCGCACCGGCGGGAAGCTCGCGCAGTTCGCGGCGCCCGACGAGCTGCTGTCGGCTCCGTCCGACCCGTTCGTGGCGGACTTCCTCGGCGCCGACCGCGGCATCCGCGGCCTCTCGTTCTTCTCCTCCGCGGGGCTGAACCTGGACCCGGCCCCGGTCGTCGCGGTCGACGCCACCGCCAAGCAGGTCGCCAAGCGCGTCACCCCCGACGTGCCGTACGTGCTGGTCACGGACGTGGACGGCAAGCCGCTCGGGTGGGCGGAGCCGGCCGAGTGGACGGACGGGGAGAAGACGCTCACGCCGTACGGACAGACCTTCGAGTTCGGCCGGGACTCCCTGCGCGTCGCCCTCGACTGCGCGGTGCTGTCGCCGACCGGCTGGGCCGTCGGCGTGGACCGCACCGGCAGCGTGGTGGGCGTCGCCTCGCAGGAGACGGTGGCCACGGCGATCCGCGCGGCGCACGCCGAGCGCGCCATCCGGGCCCGGGACGAGGCCGCGTACGGGGCGGGCGCGGCGCGCGGTGCGGGTGCGGGCGGCTCCGGCGTATCCGGTGGCTCCGGCGGCCCCGGCGCGGCGAGCGGGGCCGGCGGCGCCGCGGAGCGCCCGGACGACCGGACGGCCGCGGAGCCCGGCGGGGAGCCCGACACCGCGGCGGGCGCCGGCGCGGAGGCCGCGCAGTGAACGAGTTCTTCGACATGCCCAGCGACCTCCAGCACAGCTACCTGGGGCTCGTCGGCTGGCATCTGGAGGAGGCGCTGATCCCGGTGGTCGCCGGGCTGCTGATCGCGCTGCCGATCGGGCAGCTCTGCGTCCGCTTCAAGTGGATCTACCCACCCGTCCTGTGGGTCACGACGGTGCTGTACGCGGTGCCGTCGCTGGCCTTCTTCGTCGTCCTGATCGACTACACCGGTCAGAGCCAGATCACCGTCATGATCCCGCTGTCGCTCTACAGCCTGGTGGTGCTGGTCCCGGCGATCGTCGACGGTGTGCGGTCGGTGCCCGAGGAGACGAACGCCGCGGCCGCCGCCATGGGCATCGGCCCGGTGCGCCGCTACCTCCAGGTGCAGCTGCCCATCGCGGTGCCCGCGATCATCGCGGGGCTGCGGGTGGCGACGGTCTCCAGCATCAGCCTGGTCAGCGTCGGCACCCTGATCGGCAACCAGGGCGCGCTGGGCAACCTGCTCGCCGACGCGATGTTCTACCACCGGCCGATCCTCGCGGTCAGCTCCGTGGTCACCACCGCCGTGCTCGCCATCCTCGCCGACGCGCTGCTCGTGCTGGTCAGGCGGCTCCTCACGCCCTGGCAGCCGCGCGGCGCGCGCAGCTCTGCCCGTGCCGGGCGCCGCGGCGGCGGATCGCATGACGAAAGCACGTCGTCCCCGGGCGCCGGAGAGGGCGCCGCGCCGGCCCTGGAGCGTGTGCCGTGAACGTCTTCCACTTCATGCAGGCCTTCTTCTCGGACAGCGCCCACTGGCACGGTTACGACGGCATCCCGCAGCGGGTGCTGGAGCACATCGAGTACTCGGCCGCGGCCCTGGCCATCGCCGCCGCGATCGGGCTGCCGATCGGCATGGTCACCGGGCACACCGGCCGGGGCGGCAACGCGCTGGCGTTCGTGGCGACCGCGGCGCGTGCGCTGCCCAGCTTCGGCCTGCTGGTGCTGATGTTCGTGCTGATCGGCCTGAGCACGCTGCCGGTGATGATCCCGCTGGTGGTGCTGGCCGTGCCGCCCATCCTCGTGACCACCTACGAGGCGGTGCGCAGCGTGGAGGCCTCGCCCGTGGACGCGGCGCGCGGCATGGGGATGCACCCCGTGAAGATCCTCTTCCAGGTGGAGCTGCCGGTGGCGCTGCCGCTGATACTCAGCGGGCTCAGGTCGGCGGCGATCCAGATCGTCTCCACGGCCACCATCGCGGCGTACGTGAGCCTCGGCGGCATCGGCCGCTACATCGTGGACGGGCTCTACCAGCGGAACTACGAGAAGGTGGTGGGCGGCGCCGCCCTGGTCGCCGTCCTCGCCCTGCTGGTCCTCGCCCTCTTCTGGACGGTGGGGCGGACGTTCGTCTCCCGGGGGGTACGGAGGCGCTGACCCACGCTCCGGTGCCCCGATAGGGGCGCGGGGAACTGCGCGAGCAACCACCACCGGCCGATGGCCGCACGCGACAGAAACCGCCCTCTTCGGGCCGGTGGCGATCTGACGGTCTCGTCGTGGTTGCTCGCGCGGTTCCTCGCCCCCCTTACGGGGCGCTCAGCTCGTCGCGCGCGCCAGCGCGTGTTCCAGGACCACCAGAAGCGCGTCCCGCACGGACCCCCGCTCACGCGCGTCGAAGACCGTGAGCGGAACGTTCTCGCGCACGTCCAGCGCCCACCGCACATCGCTGAGGTCGTGTTCGAGCTGACCGTCGAACGCGTTGACGGCCACGGCGAACGGGATCTCGCGGTGCTCGAAGTAGTCGACGGCGGCGTAGCAGTCGTCCAGCCGCCGGGTGTCCACGATCACCAGGCCGCCGAGCGCGCCCTCCACCAGGTCGTCCCACATGAAGCCGAACCGCTCCTGGCCGGGCGTGCCGAACAGGTACAGCTTCAGCGTCGGGTCGAGCGTGACGCAGCCGAAGTCCAGCGCCACGGTGGTGGTGGTCTTCTGCGGGGTGTGGCTGAGGTCGTCCACGCCCGCGGCGACCGACGTGATCGACGCCTCCGTGGTCAGCGGCTCGATCTCGGAGATGGACGCCACCGTGGTCGTCTTGCCCACCCCGAAACCGCCCGCGATCACCATCTTGACGGGCAGCGGCGGGCGCGCCGGAACGCCGTCGGCTCTCTCCTGCCGAACGGCCGTACCGTGCTCCGGGGCGTCAGAGGTCACGGCGGGCACCCCTGGAGTCGGGAACGGCGCGGAGTCCATCGATAACCCTTCTCAGGACGGAGGCATCGCGGGCGGGGTTGCCCTGCGGGAGGTACAAGGACAGCTGGCCGTCGGCGCGCAGGTCGTCGGCGAGCACCCGGATGACGTTGAGATGCATACGGAGCTTTGCGGCGATCTCCGCCAGCGACTGCGGCTCCTGGCAGACGGCGACGATGTCCCGGTGCTCGAAGGCGAAGGTGTCGAGAGCGGCGATACCGCTGCTCGTCGCCACGACCTGCGTCTCCACCGGGAGAGGCGGCACCAGCCCGTCTCCCCCCGCCACCCGGCCGGCGGTGAGCAGGAACGGACGGACCGCGGAGGCGGGATACTCGGGCTCGGCGTATCCGGAATCGCCGTACTCCGCCTCGGGGTACGGACCCGGCGCCTCAGGGTACCCCGCCTCATCATACGGGCTCTCAGGACTCCAACCGCCGCCGGGCGCCCGCTCGTGCCGCGGGCCGCCGCCCCGCGTGCCGTCGAGGAGCGAGCCGTCGGGGGCTGAGCCGTCGAGGAGCGAGCCGTCGGGGGCAGAGCCGTCGGGGCGCATGCCTGAGGGGCCCGTGAGGCCGGAACCCGGGAGGCCGGGGCGCGGGAAGTCGTGTCGCGTCAGGTCGGGATAGGCGCCGTCGGCGTACGCGTCGTCGGCGAACAGTCCCCCGGCGCCGGGCCCCGCGGGGTACGACCCGTCGTCCGCAGGGCGCCCGGACGGTGTGTCACCGGCCCTCATCGGGTCCACCTCCCTCGCGCTCGTGCCCGTTCGCCGTCTCCACCGTCCCGTACGTGCCGCCGCCGGATCGGGTTCATTCGGCGGCCGCGGAGCCCACCGAGTTCTTCAGCTCCATGATGAGCTGCGGACTGAGTGCGGCGCCCGCGCGGTTGGCGAACAGCGCCATCTCGTACGCGATGTTGCCCAGCTTCGCCTCCTTCGAGGTGACGACGCCGAGCACGGCGCCCGCGCCGAGCGCGGAGACGAGCAGGTGCCCGCCCTCCAGGTCGACGATGACCTTGTTGAGGCCGCCGAGGCCGTAGTGCCCGGAGGCGCCCGCGGCCAGGCTGGTCAGGCCGGAGACGATCGCCGCCAGCCGCTCCGAGTCCGCGTGGTCGCGCAGCCGGGAGACGGCGATCAGCAGGCCGTCGGACGAGACGCCTATGGCGTCCACGACACCCGCGGTCTGGGTGGCGAACCGGCTCAGCAGCCAGTTGAAGTCCTCGGCCGCGCCGTGCAGTTCGGGGTCGGCCTGAGGGGAAGGCAGGTGCGGTATGCGTGCGCCGGGGCGCGGCTCGGCCGCTCCGGAAGCGGACCCGTCGGTCCTGGTGGTCATTGACCCATCCCTTCTGAGGATGAGGACTGCTCTGTCCCGGTGGTGGGGCGTCCCCCGGGGTGCGGGGGCGGTCCCTGGCGAGGTGGTGCCTGACTGGGTGGTACCTGACGAGATGCGTCCGGCGGAACAGACGCCCGTGACCCCTGTGGAGGTTGCGCTTCCTGAGTTCCCGTCAGCCGATCGCGTAGTCGAAGATAGCCTGCGCCCAGTTGGCGTGCGCTGTCGCGCTGGGCCCGTTCCACGGCGGCCTCGAACTCCTCCATCTCCCGCCGTGCCGCCTCCGCGTCCACCGGCCGCCACCCCGGCGGCGCCTGGGTGCTGGGCTGCGGCGGCAGCACGCTCGACGCGGTGGTCGCCGACAGCGTCGCCCCGCGCACCCGGCGCCGCAGCGGATGCGGCGAGTGCGCCCCGGGCACCGGGGTGCGCCGGTCCTGCGCGCCGCCCGCCGGACCCCGCGCGCCCCGCTCCCGCGGCACCCGCCGGCCGGCCGCCTCCGGGCCGCCCGCCGCCGCCGGAGACCGGTCGGCGGACACCGAGCCCCGCCGGAACGAGGACCCGTCGATGAACGAGGCGTCGTCGGCGAACAGCGGACCGTCGGTCGAGAAAGGACCGTCAGTCCCCAAAGGACCGCCGGTCGGGAACGGGGCGCGGGTGGAGAACGGGTCGTCAGCGGGGAACCGGCCGCCGGTGGAGAACGGGTCCTCGACGGGCAGCGGGTCCTCGGCGGGCAGCGGGTCCTCGGCGGGCAACCGGTCGTCGGTGGGGAACGGGCCGTCCGCCGGGAACGGGCCGTCCGCGGTGAAGGGGCCCTCCGGGGGCAACGGCCCCCCAGCGGAGAACGGATCGCCGGCCGCCGACCGGCTGCCCGATCCGTCGTCGCCGGTCGCCGACCCGGTCGCCGCCCTCGGCGCCGGTACCCGCCGGGGCAACCCCTTCCCCGTGGCCGGCCCCGAGCGGGCCGGCCGCCGGGCCGGGTCATCCGGCCGCCGCGCGGGAATCGGCCGCGGCGGCACCGCCTCCGCATGGACCGGAAGCAGGTGCATGGGCGGAACGATGACCGTCGCGGTGACACCCCCGCCGGGCGTGCGCGACAGCCTGGCCTGGATGCCCCAGCGGCGCGACAGGCTGCCGACCACGAAGAGGCCGAGCACCTTGGTCGGCACCAGGTCGAGCCGTTCGCGGCGGACCAGCCGCGCGTTCTCCTCGTCCAGCCGCCCGGGGCTCATGCCCAGGCCGTGGTCGACGATCTCCACCACGGCCCCGTCGGTCACCAGCCGCCGGGAGGCGCCGGTCCACGGGTCCGCCACGTCCTCGTCTGCCTCCGCCGCCGTGCCCGCGGCACCCGCGCCGCTCCCGGAGGGGACGCCGGCGCCCACCCGCAGCAGCACCTCGACCCGGGTGCTGGCCGGGGAGAACGTCACCGCGTTCTCCAGCAGTTCCGCCAGCATCAGCGTCAGGTCCCCGACCACGTCCGGCGAGATGGTGACGTCGCCGTCGGCGCGCGGGCTCACCCGCTGGTAGGACTCGATCTGGCCGAGGGCGGCCCGCACCACGTTGCTCAGCCGGACCGGGCCGAGGTCGGAGCCGGTCTCGCGGAGCCCGGCGAGCAGCATCAGGCTGTCGGCGTTGCGCTGGAGCCGCACCGCGATGTGGTCGATCCGGTAGAGGCGCTCCAGCACCTCAGGGTCGGTCTCGCCGCGCTCGACCGCGTCGATCAGCGCGAGCTGGCGTGCGGTGAGATTGCTCACCCTGCGCCCGATGTTGCCGAACATCTCCGCGAAGTTGCGGCGGCTGAGCACCTGGCGCTCCAGCAGCGCGGTCGCCTTGACCTGCACCTGGTTGAACGCCTCGGCCAGTTCTCCGATCTCGTCGCGCACCGGCACCGCGACGGCGGCCAGCCGCGGCGGCCCGGTGTCGGCCGCGTCGTCGTCGGCGACCCGGGCCAGCTCCTCGCCGGTCGCCTCGGCCACCCGGTGCGCCGCACGGGTGAGCGTGCGCACCGCCCGCAGCACCGAGCGGCGTGCCAGTACGGAGAACAGCAGCCAGGCCGCGAACGCCAGCACGGCCGCCAGCAGCAGCGCACCGGCCCGCCACCAGGCCTGCTTGGACGCCTGCTGGGTCTCGGCCGCGATGTCGCCGATCAGCGAGCGGGTGACCGAGAGGCGGTGCCGGGCCTGGCGCTCGTAGGTGCCCACGTCCCGCAGCGACGCGGCGAGCGCGGCGTGCACCTGCTCCGGCTTCTCGGCGACCAGGCCGCTCGGGTCCACCTGGAGCGCGGCGTAGTGCTCGGCGATGACGCTCTGGTCGGCCGTCCGCTCGATGGCGCCCAGCCTCTGGCCCTGGGCGGCGTCGGCGTGCCGGC comes from the Streptomyces sp. TS71-3 genome and includes:
- a CDS encoding ABC transporter permease, producing the protein MNEFFDMPSDLQHSYLGLVGWHLEEALIPVVAGLLIALPIGQLCVRFKWIYPPVLWVTTVLYAVPSLAFFVVLIDYTGQSQITVMIPLSLYSLVVLVPAIVDGVRSVPEETNAAAAAMGIGPVRRYLQVQLPIAVPAIIAGLRVATVSSISLVSVGTLIGNQGALGNLLADAMFYHRPILAVSSVVTTAVLAILADALLVLVRRLLTPWQPRGARSSARAGRRGGGSHDESTSSPGAGEGAAPALERVP
- a CDS encoding HAMP domain-containing protein: MPAHRKDPSRPGAPEVGGGGRSRGPLLDRLPFRRKLDIIVFVPVLVVAAMLAFLAYQQIGQARAAGDTARLVRSSEQVAKLIDGLQAEHRQALLVGLRYEAMGADVTEAPDTAPYLAAQQTVNAQVQTVREAFGSRLPAAEAQALKEIEGLDSLRSSVEQGPIPADNIDPAYGGAVDDLINGLGINGSTPADSTGTADAGPAAGDPDRVDDLAGSAPATDTPTPLTGTSATLLDALLRADTAHATFETSVFAARTGDANALIEFTSAVGAHDQFGYQADRFRRHADAAQGQRLGAIERTADQSVIAEHYAALQVDPSGLVAEKPEQVHAALAASLRDVGTYERQARHRLSVTRSLIGDIAAETQQASKQAWWRAGALLLAAVLAFAAWLLFSVLARRSVLRAVRTLTRAAHRVAEATGEELARVADDDAADTGPPRLAAVAVPVRDEIGELAEAFNQVQVKATALLERQVLSRRNFAEMFGNIGRRVSNLTARQLALIDAVERGETDPEVLERLYRIDHIAVRLQRNADSLMLLAGLRETGSDLGPVRLSNVVRAALGQIESYQRVSPRADGDVTISPDVVGDLTLMLAELLENAVTFSPASTRVEVLLRVGAGVPSGSGAGAAGTAAEADEDVADPWTGASRRLVTDGAVVEIVDHGLGMSPGRLDEENARLVRRERLDLVPTKVLGLFVVGSLSRRWGIQARLSRTPGGGVTATVIVPPMHLLPVHAEAVPPRPIPARRPDDPARRPARSGPATGKGLPRRVPAPRAATGSATGDDGSGSRSAAGDPFSAGGPLPPEGPFTADGPFPADGPFPTDDRLPAEDPLPAEDPLPVEDPFSTGGRFPADDPFSTRAPFPTGGPLGTDGPFSTDGPLFADDASFIDGSSFRRGSVSADRSPAAAGGPEAAGRRVPRERGARGPAGGAQDRRTPVPGAHSPHPLRRRVRGATLSATTASSVLPPQPSTQAPPGWRPVDAEAARREMEEFEAAVERAQRDSARQLGAGYLRLRDRLTGTQEAQPPQGSRASVPPDASRQVPPSQAPPRQGPPPHPGGRPTTGTEQSSSSEGMGQ
- a CDS encoding ATP/GTP-binding protein, with the protein product MVIAGGFGVGKTTTVASISEIEPLTTEASITSVAAGVDDLSHTPQKTTTTVALDFGCVTLDPTLKLYLFGTPGQERFGFMWDDLVEGALGGLVIVDTRRLDDCYAAVDYFEHREIPFAVAVNAFDGQLEHDLSDVRWALDVRENVPLTVFDARERGSVRDALLVVLEHALARATS
- a CDS encoding serine hydrolase — encoded protein: MASTTKTFTATVVLQLVAEKRLSLGDTVEHWLPGVVAGNGNDGRRITVRDLLRQTSGLYDYVDAPEVQDRLVNHFDENRYDTTPAADLVAVAMKHRPLFVPRPGGATRWAYSNTNYLLAAMVAEKAGGASWEEQTERRVIARLGLRDTSIPGLDPHLPDLHVNAYLTGPDGNRLDVTEHSFQHTADSGVVSTAADLNTFFRALAGGRLLPAAPGTSTRPCRIRHVDPARAGSGTSTRPVPDQVRRPGPCRTAQPRRLESPQQR
- a CDS encoding ABC transporter ATP-binding protein, encoding MIVIEDVSKRYPDGTVAVDRLSLEIPDRSITVLVGPSGCGKTTTLRMINRMIEPTAGRILLDGADIQQQPVNALRRSMGYVIQNAGLFQHRTVVDNIATVPRLLGWSKQRARARAAELMERVGLDASMAKRYPYQLSGGQQQRVGVARALAADPPVLLMDEPFSAVDPVVRRGLQEELLRIQAELGKAIVFVTHDIDEAIRLGDQVAVLRTGGKLAQFAAPDELLSAPSDPFVADFLGADRGIRGLSFFSSAGLNLDPAPVVAVDATAKQVAKRVTPDVPYVLVTDVDGKPLGWAEPAEWTDGEKTLTPYGQTFEFGRDSLRVALDCAVLSPTGWAVGVDRTGSVVGVASQETVATAIRAAHAERAIRARDEAAYGAGAARGAGAGGSGVSGGSGGPGAASGAGGAAERPDDRTAAEPGGEPDTAAGAGAEAAQ
- a CDS encoding DUF742 domain-containing protein, producing MRAGDTPSGRPADDGSYPAGPGAGGLFADDAYADGAYPDLTRHDFPRPGLPGSGLTGPSGMRPDGSAPDGSLLDGSAPDGSLLDGTRGGGPRHERAPGGGWSPESPYDEAGYPEAPGPYPEAEYGDSGYAEPEYPASAVRPFLLTAGRVAGGDGLVPPLPVETQVVATSSGIAALDTFAFEHRDIVAVCQEPQSLAEIAAKLRMHLNVIRVLADDLRADGQLSLYLPQGNPARDASVLRRVIDGLRAVPDSRGARRDL
- a CDS encoding roadblock/LC7 domain-containing protein, whose amino-acid sequence is MTTRTDGSASGAAEPRPGARIPHLPSPQADPELHGAAEDFNWLLSRFATQTAGVVDAIGVSSDGLLIAVSRLRDHADSERLAAIVSGLTSLAAGASGHYGLGGLNKVIVDLEGGHLLVSALGAGAVLGVVTSKEAKLGNIAYEMALFANRAGAALSPQLIMELKNSVGSAAAE
- a CDS encoding ABC transporter permease, with the protein product MNVFHFMQAFFSDSAHWHGYDGIPQRVLEHIEYSAAALAIAAAIGLPIGMVTGHTGRGGNALAFVATAARALPSFGLLVLMFVLIGLSTLPVMIPLVVLAVPPILVTTYEAVRSVEASPVDAARGMGMHPVKILFQVELPVALPLILSGLRSAAIQIVSTATIAAYVSLGGIGRYIVDGLYQRNYEKVVGGAALVAVLALLVLALFWTVGRTFVSRGVRRR